A window of the Brassica napus cultivar Da-Ae chromosome C5, Da-Ae, whole genome shotgun sequence genome harbors these coding sequences:
- the LOC125587401 gene encoding uncharacterized protein LOC125587401, with the protein MGENKGGCFSVTIVVCIFLIVGLDVIAGLVAIQAEGAQEEVKHMKVWLLECKAPSQKAFVLGIIALVCLAAAHIFAVMIGCSISNIVKVLAVPKISAYINMACLSLTWIVAIAGAGILTMGIWTNRESRSKCGFTNKHFLSFGGKVCFFHAFVSVVFYLTTIISKRCPL; encoded by the exons atgGGTGAAAACAAGGGTGGATGCTTTAGTGTTACAATAGTTGTTTGTATATTTTTGATCGTGGGATTAGATGTCATCGCTGGTTTAGTGGCAATTCAAGCCGAAGGCGCCCAAGAAGAG GTGAAACACATGAAGGTGTGGTTACTCGAGTGTAAAGCTCCAAGCCAAAAAGCTTTCGTGTTAGGGATAATAGCATTAGTATGTTTGGCAGCAGCTCATATATTCGCCGTTATGATAGGATGCAGTATCTCCAACATAGTCAAAGTACTCGCCGTACCTAAGATCTCTGCATACATCAACATGGCCTGTCTTTCTCTCACTTG GATCGTAGCAATTGCGGGAGCGGGGATACTTACGATGGGGATATGGACGAACAGAGAGTCGAGATCAAAATGTGGATTcacaaacaaacattttttgtCTTTCGGAGGCAAAGTGTGTTTCTTTCATGCCTTTGTCTCTGTCGTTTTTTATTTAACAACTATCATCTCTAAAAGATGTCCTTTGTGA
- the LOC125586857 gene encoding uncharacterized protein LOC125586857 gives MLQPKDTINAYFSSSQNQPQSLTEIDHIVFGIGSSLNSWPARRDYVKLWWDTQRMRGCVFVDSPLSSLDNNTDSHLLPPICVSEDTSRFRYTWAGGDRNAIRIARCVLETVRMFNASADEVRWYVFGDDDTIFIPENLARTLSKYDHRSWYYIGATSEIYHQNWLFGDDMAFGGGGVALSSSLANVLAKNFDSCIERYPHLYGGDARIHACVLELGVGLSHEPGFHQFDVNGNALGILRSHPTRPLVSLHHMSHIDPLFPNSTTFSAIQHLFAAVELDPLRIFQLSVCYDRRYSWTM, from the exons ATGCTTCAGCCTAAAGACACTATTAATGCCTACTTCTCATCTTCTCAAAATCAACCTCAGAGCCTTACAGAGATAGATCACATTGTCTTTGGGATTGGATCGAGCTTGAACTCGTGGCCTGCACGTAGAGATTATGTTAAGCTTTGGTGGGATACTCAGAGAATGAGAGGGTGTGTCTTTGTTGATAGTCCTTTGTCGTCTTTGGATAACAATACAGATTCTCACCTTCTCCCTCCGATTTGTGTTTCTGAAGATACGTCACGGTTTAG ATACACTTGGGCAGGCGGTGACAGAAACGCGATTCGGATCGCGCGGTGCGTTTTAGAAACCGTAAGGATGTTCAATGCCTCCGCAGATGAAGTAAGATGGTACGTGTTTGGAGACGACGACACGATATTCATCCCGGAGAATCTGGCAAGAACGCTCTCTAAATACGACCACAGATCATGGTACTACATAGGAGCTACCTCAGAGATTTATCACCAGAACTGGTTGTTTGGAGACGACATGGCATTTGGCGGTGGAGGGGTCGCTTTAAGCAGCTCGTTGGCTAACGTCTTAGCTAAAAATTTCGATTCTTGTATCGAACGGTATCCACATTTGTACGGAGGAGACGCTAGGATTCATGCTTGTGTGCTTGAGCTTGGAGTTGGATTGTCTCACGAACCTGGCTTCCATCAG TTTGATGTAAATGGAAATGCATTGGGAATATTGAGATCACATCCAACGAGACCGTTGGTGTCTCTACACCACATGTCTCACATTGACCCACTTTTCCCAAACTCAACTACTTTCTCCGCCATCCAACACCTCTTCGCAGCCGTAGAACTTGATCCTCTCCGTATATTTCAACTCTCGGTTTGCTACGACCGTCGGTACTCTTGGACCATGTGA
- the LOC125586859 gene encoding uncharacterized protein LOC125586859, producing MGHFTQDSSCSGFDSYETKEIENICLSNFYDYKALFDLKECFTGDELILTDQIIINKITKHNADTKAEVLPSLSSVMSSVTHKDYNTEALADASCEDYKKNQMICAKAKEEINSNVEIFPKAFTQLDCGPSQLILTDVHDMSLWDDQTPASRAYDPQARLEALKRYFGKKEKRNIDITPRKMLGLGSKLDMNLENLQLIRRDD from the exons ATGGGTCACTTTACGCAGGATAGTTCATGTTCAGGCTTCGATTCTTACGAAACTAAAGAGATAGAGAACATCTGTTTGAGCAATTTTTACGACTACAAGGCACTATTCGACCTAAAAGAATGTTTCACCGGGGACGAGTTGATCCTAACTGATCAGataataatcaataaaataacGAAACACAATGCAGATACCAAGGCAGAG GTTCTACCATCTTTGTCATCGGTTATGTCATCAGTAACACATAAAGATTATAACACTGAAGCTTTGGCTGATGCAAGTTGTGAAGATTACAAGAAGAATCAAATGATTTGCGCAAAGGCAAAGGAAGAGATCAACAGTAATGTGGAAATCTTCCCAAAGGCTTTTACTCAACTTGATTGTGGCCCATCGCAGTTGATTTTGACAGATGTCCATGATATGTCACTATGGGACGATCAAACACCTGCATCTCGTGCATATGATCCGCAAGCACGATTAGAAGCATTGAAGAGATATTTCGGAAAGAAGGAGAAACGCAA TATAGATATAACTCCAAGGAAGATGCTAG GTTTGGGAAGCAAATTAGATATGAATCTCGAAAATCTACAGCTGATACGAAGAGACGATTGA
- the LOC106427699 gene encoding uncharacterized protein LOC106427699: MRVLNGLLSQPGRERYTQVLSPTFEPGTTWFGRDKGRLSRKIRKICTNKFDDPFYSWSVVPTDRKERLFVSTVGVLFLRMMTMSSSLSPLSQVKEADPMD, translated from the exons ATGAGGGTTCTTAACGGCTTGCTTTCCCAGCCAGGCCGAGAGCGCTACACTCAGGTTCTTTCTCCCACCTTCGAACCTGGAACCACATG GTTTGGTCGTGACAAGGGCAGACTTTCCCGGAAGATTAGAAAGATCTGTACAAACAAATTTGATGATCCTTTCTACAGTTGGAGTGTTGTTCCTACTGATAGAAAGGAAAG GTTATTTGTTTCTACAGTTGGAGTGTTGTTCCTACGGATGATGACAATGAGCTCTTCCTTAAG TCCACTTTCACAAGTAAAAGAGGCAGACCCTATGGATTAG
- the LOC106371073 gene encoding traB domain-containing protein-like, with protein sequence MEPMQSPSEVHSGEDFVHMEDSKPTGVMSLSDSIVNVEKADLLDKAVEEEEGNKVSDSVVSGGNGADVGECSPETRRVDLPEDLTKSLVILTCESIGNNGSCDVYLIGTDHASKESCRQVQAIISILKPEVVFLELCCRRMSALQSQTTPTPTMSDMIKNWKQRENMFEIFIELILAKISIKDVDVYGDEFRVAYEEALKYGGKVVLGDRHQEITFKRTWAKMPLWLKVKCIYFTLFVAFFLPSAQVDGKELEEMDSLDTTTQMSKDYPSVMDTFVHERDQYMSYALLSVASERSSVVAVVGSSHIDGIKKKWKQPISMKDLMEIPESVFKVKRIVSSVAIGFAGIAIVSVIRLTRRR encoded by the exons ATGGAGCCAATGCAATCTCCGTCGGAGGTTCACTCTGGCGAGGACTTCGTTCACATGGAAGACTCCAAGCCTACAGGCGTTATGTCGTTAAGCGACAGCATAGTGAATGTGGAGAAGGCGGACCTGCTCGACAAGGCtgtggaggaggaagaaggaaATAAAGTCTCCGATTCCGTGGTTAGCGGCGGAAATGGAGCGGATGTTGGCGAGTGTTCACCGGAGACGAGGAGAGTGGACCTCCCCGAGGATCTGACGAAAAGCCTTGTGATCTTAACGTGCGAGTCCATAGGGAATAATGGATCTTGCGATGTGTATCTCATCGGGACTGATCATGCATCAAAg GAATCCTGTAGACAAGTTCAGGCAATAATCAGTATATTGAAACCAGAG GTTGTCTTCCTGGAGTTGTGTTGTCGTCGAATGTCTGCTCTCCAATCTCAGACT ACTCCAACTCCAACCATGTCAGACATGATAAAAAATTGGAAGCAGAGAGAGAACatgtttgaaatatttattgagTTGATTCTTGCAAAG ATTTCCATTAAGGATGTGGATGTTTATGGTGATGAGTTTCGTGTGGCATATGAAGAGGCCCTTAAATATGGCGGCAAGGTGGTTCTCGGCGATCGTCATCAAGAG ATCACGTTTAAAAGAACATGGGCAAAGATGCCTCTATGGCTCAAGGTAAAGTGTATATACTTCACGCTGTTTGTAGCTTTCTTTTTGCCGAGCGCTCAAGTGGACGGAAAG GAACTGGAAGAAATGGACTCGTTGGATACAACCACACAAATGAGCAAGGATTATCCATCTGTCATGGATACATTTGTGCATGAGCGTGACCA GTACATGTCATATGCTTTACTGAGTGTTGCAAGTGAGCGCAGTTCAGTTGTGGCAGTTGTTGGCAGCTCGCATATTGATGGAATCAAGAAGAAATGGAAGCAACCTATATCG ATGAAAGATCTAATGGAGATACCGGAGTCAGTCTTTAAAGTGAAGAGGATAGTATCATCAGTGGCAATTGGATTTGCAGGGATAGCTATTGTTTCGGTCATTCGTCTTACAAGAAGAAGGTGA
- the LOC125586860 gene encoding zinc finger protein CONSTANS-LIKE 12-like — MSRNPVNETSRRRCVQDPRSRSPLTGSWHLHRRATRATALTWGSTAPEIQPNRNERERYHLDDDRRLLLRLDDQEYVQIMGSLMCENCNMTRAIVHCEDHLARFCFQCDLTLHYVTVDSPDHSRFLLCNNCVSQTAAVQCHDQGLSLCQTCFSNANDASRILLCNVSNNNSGYSFSPLFDLDSSSSSSSSSFIDPNWGSPFVPLPPNYGDSSSSFGIFQNFDNYTKNSSDRQVQKLQPDYLDIPKVYSYS, encoded by the exons ATGTCAAGAAATCCGGTCAATGAGACTTCACGGCGCCGGTGTGTCCAAGACCCACGTTCCCGTAGTCCTCTAACAGGAAGCTGGCACCTTCACCGACGAGCCACCAGAGCGACGGCGCTCACCTGGGGTTCTACCGCACCAGAGATCCAACCGAACCGCAACGAGAGAGAAAGGTACCACCTTGACGATGACAGACGCTTACTCCTCCGTCTTGATGATCAG GAATATG TGCAAATAATGGGATCACTGATGTGCGAGAATTGCAATATGACAAGAGCCATTGTTCATTGTGAGGATCATTTGGCTAGGTTTTGTTTTCAGTGCGACTTGACTTTGCACTATGTGACTGTGGATAGTCCCGATCACTCGCGGTTTCTGCTGTGCAATAACTGCGTTTCGCAGACCGCGGCTGTCCAGTGCCATGACCAAGGATTGTCCCTATGCCAAACATGTTTTTCAAATGCCAATGACGCCTCGCGTATTCTTCTTTGTAACGTTTCTAATAATAATTCGGGTTATAGTTTTTCACCACTTTTCGATCTTGATTCCTCTTCctcgtcttcttcatcttctttcatTGATCCCAATTGGGGATCTCCATTTGTCCCGTTACCTCCCAATTATGGAGACTCATCATCATCTTttggaatttttcaaaattttgacaatTATACAAAGAATAGTAGTGATCGTCAAGTGCAAAAGCTTCAACCCGATTATTTGGACATTCCTAAGGTATATTCTTATAGTTAA
- the LOC125586858 gene encoding uncharacterized protein LOC125586858: MATPACYEPETTIYKTIPPNHNSPLLTNPATQPSSLPLKATTLDTTAASTSATPPVPHPSLPLSLNPPVVSQNFPPPYHSSTYPQPVPTLAEQLRVKGDKSLSRLAPAMTSETGRPRVLIPDSVFQKGAELHKDFIVCYFNGRPPPFLQIQSVLNHMWGDSMFHTAQWSSEHSSATPPLSSIKIWAHLTGVPLDLRYQQGLSLVAGLIGEPKETDDFTLNLASLTLSHVKVEVDLTEPLPRVVEFQRQSGEVVEVQVDYPWLSSTCSHCKELGHVMKNCLKILLQKSSPTPPVPGSKTKKTVEGIVPQEKSKGKVNETTPQRKTGNSAVKSKHYVIKKPTSISAPCPKLIPPASNSHCVSLPSSPLAQKTPCKALLSTPNANQLTTNSLSEKIEKPSLKRSRSSPTLSPPSHPKISFQSSNPSHTSLFPEIDEDGRIVVVWKDPVKVSLLSQSR, translated from the exons ATGGCTACTCCTGCTTGTTATGAACCAGAAACTACTATCTATAAGACTATTCCCCCGAATCATAACTCCCCCCTCTTAACCAATCCTGCCACACAACCTTCATCCCTTCCCCTCAAAGCCACCACTCTCGACACCACTGCCGCTTCTACCTCGGCCACCCCTCCTGTCCCTCACCCTTCATTGCCGTTATCTCTCAACCCGCCAGTCGTCTCTCAAAATTTTCCCCCTCCCTACCATTCGTCTACTTACCCTCAACCAGTTCCCACCTTAGCTGAACAACTCCGAGTGAAAGGTGACAAGTCCCTTTCAAGACTAGCGCCAGCCATGACTTCTGAGACAGGAAGACCTCGTGTTCTCATACCTGACTCGGTTTTTCAGAAGGGGGCAGAGCTCCATAAAGACTTCATAGTTTGTTATTTCAATGGCAGACCTCCCCCATTCCTTCAAATCCAGAGTGTCCTTAACCACATGTGGG GAGATTCAATGTTTCATACCGCGCAATGGTCTTCCGAGCACTCATCTGCTACTCCACCGCTTAGCTCCATAAAGATTTGGGCTCATCTTACGGGAGTTCCTCTTGATCTCCGCTACCAGCAGGGTCTTAGCTTGGTTGCGGGACTAATTGGTGAACCAAAGGAAACTGATGACTTCACACTCAACCTAGCCAGTTTAACCTTGTCTCATGTGAAGGTTGAAGTAGATCTAACTGAGCCCCTCCCTAGAGTAGTTGAGTTCCAAAGACAAAGTGGCGAAGTTGTGGAAGTACAAGTTGATTATCCATGGCTGTCATCTACATGTTCTCACTGCAAGGAGCTGGGTCATGTGATGAAAAACTGCTTAAAAATCCTTCTTCAGAAATCTTCTCCAACACCCCCGGTCCCTGgttcaaaaacaaagaaaactgtTGAGGGGATAGTTCCTCAAGAAAAATCTAAGGGCAAAGTCAATGAAACTACTCCCCAAAGAAAAACGGGTAATAGTGCTGTGAAGTCCAAACACTATGTGATCAAGAAACCGACTTCCATCTCTGCCCCTTGTCCTAAACTCATCCCTCCTGCCTCAAACTCTCACTGTGTCTCTCTTCCGTCCAGTCCTTTGGCCCAAAAAACTCCCTGTAAAGCCCTCCTTTCTACCCCTAATGCTAACCAGTTAACCACAAATAGCCTCTCAGaaaaaatcgaaaaaccttCACTTAAAAGATCTCGTTCATCTCCTACTCTTTCTCCCCCTTCCCATCCTAAGATTTCTTTCCAATCCTCTAACCCCTCCCACACTTCTCTTTTCCCTGAGATTG ATGAAGATGGAAGGATTGTGGTGGTTTGGAAAGACCCGGTTAAAGTCAGTTTGCTATCTCAATCAAGGTAA
- the LOC125586856 gene encoding uncharacterized protein LOC125586856, whose protein sequence is MLQSKDTINSYFSSSQDQPQSLTEIDHIVFGIGSSLNSWPARRDYVKLWWDTQRMRGCVFVDQALSALENNTDSHLLPPICVSEDTSRFRYTCAGGDRRAIRIARCVLETVRMFNTSAHEVRWYVFGDDDTIFIPENLARTLSKYDHRSWYYIGAASEIYESNRVFGNDMAFGGGGIALSSSLANVLAKNFDSCIERYPYLYGGDSRIHACVLELGVGLSHEPGFHQFDLNGNALGILTSHSTRPLVSLHQMSHLDPLFPNSTTFSTVQHLFSAVELDPLRILQLSVCYDRRYSWTISVSWGYTVQIESRHMFVRDVLRTQQTFRPWQNFGGLASVYTFNTREFNPDPCKRPVTFFMEYVSSDPGDGTIKSVYKQAYENCTYDPISSPRKIEEIRVFSTRLDPDIRQLKAPRRQCCDILHNSTEGKVMEIAIRECKEDEFIYMQP, encoded by the exons ATGCTTCAATCTAAAGACACTATTAACTCCTACTTCTCATCTTCTCAAGATCAACCTCAGAGCCTTACAGAGATCGATCACATTGTCTTTGGGATCGGATCGAGCTTGAACTCGTGGCCTGCACGTAGAGATTATGTTAAGCTTTGGTGGGATACTCAAAGAATGAGAGGGTGTGTATTTGTTGACCAAGCTCTCTCGGCTTTGGAGAACAACACAGATTCTCATCTTCTCCCTCCGATTTGTGTTTCTGAAGATACGTCACGGTTTAG ATACACTTGCGCAGGCGGCGACAGACGCGCGATAAGAATCGCGCGGTGCGTTTTAGAAACCGTAAGGATGTTTAATACCTCTGCACATGAAGTAAGATGGTACGTGTTTGGAGACGACGACACGATATTCATCCCGGAAAACCTCGCAAGAACACTCTCTAAATACGACCACAGATCTTGGTATTACATAGGAGCTGCCTCAGAGATTTATGAGTCGAACAGGGTGTTTGGAAACGACATGGCGTTTGGCGGTGGAGGAATCGCTTTAAGCAGTTCGTTGGCTAACGTTTTAGCTAAAAATTTCGATTCTTGCATCGAACGGTATCCATATTTGTACGGAGGAGACTCTAGGATTCATGCTTGTGTGCTTGAGCTTGGAGTTGGTTTGTCTCACGAACCTGGCTTCCATCag TTTGATCTGAATGGAAATGCATTGGGAATATTAACGTCACATTCAACGAGACCATTGGTGTCTCTACATCAAATGTCCCACCTTGATCCACTTTTCCCAAACTCAACCACTTTCTCAACCGTCCAACACCTCTTCTCCGCCGTAGAACTTGATCCTCTCCGTATACTTCAACTCTCCGTTTGCTACGACCGTCGGTACTCTTGGACCATCTCTGTCTCCTGGGGATATACTGTTCAG ATTGAGAGTAGGCATATGTTTGTACGTGATGTTTTGCGAACACAACAAACGTTCCGACCATGGCAAAATTTCGGCGGGTTGGCAAGTGTGTACACATTCAACACAAGAGAGTTTAATCCTGATCCCTGTAAAAGACCTGTCACTTTCTTCATGGAATATGTTTCCTCTGATCCCGGTGATGGAACTATCAAAAGTGTGTATAAGCAAGCTTACGAGAATTGCACGTATGATCCCATTTCATCGCCCCGCAAAAttgaagagattagagtgttcTCGACAAGACTCGATCCCGATATCAGACAA TTGAAGGCTCCGAGAAGACAGTGCTgtgatattttacataattcGACCGAAGGAAAAGTAATGGAAATTGCGATTCGAGAATGCAAAGAGGATGAATTCATCTATATGCAACCCTAG